Part of the Verrucomicrobiota bacterium JB022 genome is shown below.
TCTATGAAGTCTAAAAACGTTACACTCCTGTCTGTCTCTTCACTTGGCGTCTCGGCCACTGCCTTTGGCGCGATCAATTTCGTGGCGAATCCCGTCACCCTCGATACCGATGGCGATATCTGGTATCTGGAGGGCGGCTCTAGCGGAACGGCTTTGGCAAGGCTCGATTCCTGGTCGAGTGTGACGACCTTCACCGTCGGCTCTAGCACTTACACCAGCAGTTACCGGTATGCCTACTTCCCGTCCCCGGCTTATAACAATCTCAAGATCGCACTAGACGGCTCGAATCGGGTGGCTTCGCTGGCCGAAGGCGTTGAAATCTCTGCGTCCTTGCTTACCAATGCGGACAGCGGGCTTACTCTCACCTCCAGTTCTGGACCGGGCTGGCACTGGCGCCAGTTCCTCTTTGGCGAAGCTGGCTTCATTGCCTTCGAGTTCGATTCTGGCAATGGTGTGCAATACGGCTGGGCCAACGTCACCCTCAATGTGGGTCAGATCACCATCAATAGCTGGGCTTGGGCCGATGCGGGCGAAACGTTGACCGTAGGCCAGACCGAGTCGACGCCGGCGGTGCCGGAGCCGAAGGAGACGATGGCCGCACTGGGCTTGCTGGCCGCCGGCGCTGCGGGGATGCGTCGCTATCTCGCCAGCCGCAAGAGTGCTGCCTAGCGAAGAACGTTATTGCCAGGAGAGATAAAAACCTCCATACCCAGAACATCCCCACAGCTGGGCATGCAAATTATTACCATCTAGTGCAATGAAATCGCGCAACGTCACCTTACTTTCTGTTTCAACTCTCGGAGTCTCGGCGACCACCTTTGGTGCAATCAACGTGGTGACCTCCCCGCTCACCCTCGATACCGACGGCGATATCTGGTATCTTGAAGGCGGTTCGACCGGTGCGACCGCCCTGGCCAGTTTCGATACCTGGATCTTTTTTTACTCCTCCACATACAGCGTCTATACTAGCAGGCGCGCCTACTTCCCGGCAGGGAACTACAACAATTTCAAGATCGCACTAGATGGCTCGAATCGGGTGGCTTCGCTGGCCGAAGGCGTTGAAATCTCTGCGTCCTTGCTTACCAATGCGGACAGCGGGCTCACTCTCACCTCCAGCTCGTGGGTGGACTGGAACTGGCGGGAGTTTTCCTTTGGCGAAGCTGGCTTCATTGCCTTCGAGTTCGATTCCGGCAATGGTGTGCAATACGGCTGGGCCAACGTCACCCTCAATGTGGGCCAAATCACCATCAATAGCTGGGCCTGGGCGGATGCGGGCGAAACGTTGACCGTAGGCCAGACCGAGTCGACCCCGGCGGTGCCGGAGCCGAAGGAGACGATGGCCGCCCTCGGCCTGCTTGCCGCCGGTGCCGTGGGGATGCGTCGCTACCTCGCCAGCCGCAAGAGTGCCGCTTAAGGGCTCAGATACTGTATCATCTTTTGCTTGAACAGGATGCCGCGCGCGTGGCGTCCTGTTTTTGTTTGGGCCCAGCCCGCGAGATTCCCCTATTTTCTCTTTCCAGATGAAGGCAAAAAGAACTCTGTTGATTGGCTGGGATGCCGCCGACTGGCGCATGATCCGCCCCTTGCTCAACCGGGGCAAGATGCCCAACCTCCAGCGCCTCATCAAAATGGGAGTCTGGGGCAACCTGCACACGCTTCACCCCGTGCTTTCTCCCATGCTCTGGACGAGCATCGGCACCGGCAAACGCCCCTACAAGCACGGAATCAACGGGTTCAGCGAGCCGGACCCCGCCACGGGAGCCGTCCGCCCGGTGACGAATCTCTCGCGCAAAACCAAGGCCGTCTGGAACATCCTCAACCAGTCGGGCAAGCAGAGCAACGTAATCGGCTGGTGGCCCTCGCACCCGGCAGAGCCCATCAATGGCGTGATGGTCTCCAACCAGTTTCAGCGGGCAAGCAAGGACCCGGAAAACTGGCCACATGATACCCAGGCCATCCACCCCTCGCGCCTCTTGCAGCCACTCTCCGAGATGCGCCTGCACCCGGCCTGGGTCTCCGGCGAGATGTTGCTGCCCTTCATCCCGCGCGCAGCAGAGATCGATCAGGAAAAGGACCGGCGCCTGGGTTCGCTGGCCAAGATCCTCGCGGAGATCTCGACCGTGCACGCAGCCGCCACCGCGACCATGCAGCTGGAGCCGTGGGATTTCATGGCCGTCTATTACGACGGGATCGACCACTTCGGGCACGGCTTCATGAAGTATCACCCGCCGAAAGACCCCCGGGTGAGCGACGAAGACTTTGAGATTTACCGCCACGTGATGGAGTCCGGCTATGTCTTCCACGACATGATGCTCGGCGTGCTGCTGCAGCTCGCAGGGCCGGAAACCAACGTGATGCTGATTTCCGACCACGGGTTCCACCCCGACCACTTGCGGCCTCACTCCCTGCCCAACGCCCCGGCGGGTCCGGCTTCGGAGCACCGCCGATACGGCATTTTCGTCATGGCCGGGCCAGACGTGAAATCGGGAGGCGAAGAAATCTTCTCGGGCTCGCTGCTGGACATTACCCCCACCCTCTTGCATGCCTTCGGTCTACCGGTGGGGCGCGATATGGACGGCAAAGTCCTCTCCAAGGTCTTCCGCGAAAAACGTCCGGTGGAATACGTGGAGAGCTGGGACGCCATTGCCGGCGATGACGGATGTCACCCCTCCGACCGTCAGCTCGACGCGCGCGACGCCAAGGCCGCCCTGCAGCAGCTCGTCGACCTCGGCTACATCGACCAGCCCGACGAAGACAAGGAGGTGGCGGTAGCCGAAACGGTGAGAGAGCTCGACTACAACCTCGCGCAGGCCTACTTCGACGGCAAAAAATTTGTCGAAGCCCACCGCATCGCCGTCCGCCTCTGGGCGCAATGGCCCGAAGAAAGCCGCTTCGGCCTGCTGCAGCTCCAGTGCGAGATGACCCTCAAGGCTCATGACGACCTCAAGCGGACCTTCAACCGACTCAACACGACGATCCGACGCTACGCCAAGGAGGCACAGGCGGAGCTTGCCCGGCTGGACGAAGAGCACAAGGCGCAGGCGGCAGCGGGCGAAGAAGCAGAGGAGAAGCTACGCCGCAAGCAGCCGAAGATACGCCGCCTGGTCGGTCGCTCGAAAGTGGATGAAGCAGGCCTCAAATTTTACGAGGCGCGCGTCCTGATGGCAGTGGGTGAAGACGAGGCCGCGCGGCAGTTGCTCGAAAGCCTGACCGACACCTGGCCGGGCCGTCAGCAGCGGCTGTTTCGTCTGCTCGGGGATCTTTGCACGCGCCTGAACGAGCCGGAGAAGGCGGTCGAGTGGCTGGAAAAGGCTCTCGAACTGGACCCGGACGACGCCGAAGCCCACCTGCAGCTCAGCCGGGCGCAATACCTCCTGGGCGAGGACTACATCTCCGCCACCCACGCCTTGACGAGCCTTCAGCTCAACTACTTCAACCCGAGGGCTCACTATGCCTACGGCGCGGCCCTCGTGCGCCTCGGCCACCTCGAATGGGCGGTAGAAACCCTGGAGGTAGCCGTGCAACAGGCGCGGCATTACCCCGAGGCCCATGAGTTGCTGGCCGCCATCTATGCCGACCACCTGCAGCAGCCGATCAAGGCCAAAGCCCATCAGGCCCTCGCGGCGGAAGCCCGCGAAGCCAACGCGCAGCGCATGGCAGACTTGAGCGCAGACCTGCCTTCGGTGGAGGAACAGGACGATGCCGCCTGGAAAGTCGTTACGGCCAACTTCGAGGGCCGGCAGCCGTTGTGTGTGACCGGCAAGGCGCAGGCCCCCGCCTCGGAGCGGCTTACCGTAGTCTCCGGGTTGCCCCGCTCGGGCACCTCCATGACCATGCAGATGCTGGTAGCCGCCGGGCTCGACCCGCTGACCGACCGCAAACGCAGCGCGGACGAATCCAACCGCAAGGGCTACTTCGAGCACGAGCGCATCAAGCGCCTTCATCAGGACAACACCTGGCTCGCCGAAGGCCGCGGCAAGGCACTGAAGGTGGTCGCCCCGCTGGTGAAGTTCCTCCCGCCCACCGAAGCCTGTAAAGTAATCTTCATGGAGCGGCATCCGCGCGAGATCATGGACTCGCAACGCCAGATGCTCGAGCGCCTGCAAAAGCCGGGCGGCCAGGCCCACTCGCCGCACCTCGCCCGGGTCTTGCTCCAGCAGATGGAAGACTGCCAGCAGGCCTTGCGCAGCCATCCGAAGTGCGACCTGCTCACGATCAACTACAATGCGTTGATGAACGACCCCGAGCAGACCATTGCACGGATCATCGAGTTTCTGGAGCTGCCCGATGACAAGGCCGCGGCCATGCTCGCCGTCGTCGACCCGCAGCTCTATCGCAGCCGCTTGTAAGAGAGCACAACAACGGCGAGGCCCCTATCGGTAAGCCTCGCCGCGAGAACCTGCCTGCAGCGCCGCGCTACTTGCGCCGACGCACCCACACGACCGCGCCGACGAGCAGCCCGGCCCAGAGGGCGATGGTCTGCGGCTCCGGGACGATCGTGACGCCGTAGATGGCGCTGCCGTAGTCGCCCGACCAGTCCCACGACTGTTCGATAATGTAGACGGTATCACCGTCGGTCACGAACTTGTGGAACTGCTTGCCGTCGTCGGAGGTAGCGACAGTGCCAACCATCGTCCCAGTGCTCAGGTCGTAGCGGTTGATGGACGAGCCGAGAAAGTCGTCGAGCTGGCTGGCGAGCAGGAAACCGGCGCTGTCGAAGCCGAGGTAGCCGCCGTTTTCGAGCGTCATGACCACGTTGGCGTCGGCCAGTTGCAGGCCCCCGGTTGCGACCTGGCTGGCGCTGAACGAGATCAGTTGGTCGGCATCGAAATTGGCGTAGTAGAGATTGCCCGCCGCATCGAAAGTCAAGCCGCCGCTGGCGCCACCAATCGCCGCCACTTCGTTGGCGAGGCCGGTCGTGATGTCGAACTGGTAGATGCGGCTGCCGTCGCCGAGGTCGTCTCCATTGGAGTCGTGGTTGGAAACGAAGTAGAGGTTGCCGTTGGGGGCCACCGCCGCGTCGTAAATGCCGTCCATCTGCAGCTGCTGATTGAAGCTGCCGCCCTGGCTCACGCTGCCGAAAAAGTAGGGATAGGGCTGCGCGTAAGACGTGAAGTGCGAGGCGTAGACCTGGCCGCCGGCGTAGGTGACGTGCGAGATCCCGTTGTTGCCCGGCAGGCTGCCGTAGATGCTCTCGGTGCGGGTGCCGAGGTTGAAGGCCTTCACTTCGCGGAAGTTGCCGTAATAGAGCGTGCCGCCGCTGACGCTGAGCCCTTCATACTGGGTGAAGCTGTAGTCGTTCACATTGGAAACAACCTGCTCCACCTCGTAATTCCCGCCGACCGAGAGGCCGAAGAGGCTGCCCGCTGCGAGCATGTGAATTCCGAGCACGATGGAATGCCTTAATTGACACATAAGTGCCACTAAGAGTCGGCGATTCATGAATCTCAAGCGCAATCGCGAGGAATTGTAGCCGCATTTCCACGACCAACGTCACGGAATCGCCCCCTGCATGTCACCGGAACGTCGCGCATACCTCGTATGGTCAAGCGTTTTGCGCCTGCCATGAAACTACGTTGTCTCTTCGTCTTGCTGCCGCTGCTCACCCTCTCCCTGGTCTACGCTGAACCGCTCGCCTCCTCCGGTCGCAGCTTTACGGAGACGAAGCGTTTCGAGGCCCCGGACGCCAAGCAGGGGGTGGCGTCGGACGGCGAAGCGTATTTCGCGATCCACAACTACAAGATCGTCAAATACAACCGCACCGGCGAGCTGCTGAAGACCTGGGAATGCCCGGAAGGCGACCCGATGATCCACCTGAACGCGGGCATCGTGCTGGACGGCAAGCTCTACGTCGCGCACTCCAACTACCCGCAGGTGCCAATGACGAGCTCGATCGAGATCTTCGACCCGGAGACGCTGGAGCACCTCGGCAGCCACTCCTTTGGCATCGCCTACGGCTCCTGCACTTGGGTGGACCGGCGCGACGGGCTCTGGTATATCTGCTTTGCCCACTACGGCCAAAAGGCGGCCGAGCCCAACCGCGACCCGTCCTGGGCGCAACTGGTGGTGTTTGACGCGGAGTGGCGGCGTGTCGGCGGCTATGTCTTCCCGCCGGAGCTGGTGGACGCCTGCGCCCCCTACTCCTTCAGCGGGGGCGGCTTCGGCCCCGATGGCCGCCTGTATGTAACAGGCCACGACCACCAGAGCCTCTACGTGCTGGAGTTCCCTACCGGAGGCTCCGTGCTGCGCTGGGTCGACGAAATCCCGATCCCGATGGAAGGTCAGGCGATCAACTGGGACCCACGCGAGCCCTGGCTGCTGCACGGCATTCTCCGCGAAACGCGCGAAGTGATCTCCGGTCGGATCGACGCGCCGACGAAGTAGCTTCTTTTAGCCGCAGATGAACGCAGATTGGCGCGGATGTTTTGGGATCCGTGCCTATCCGGGTTTTATCCATGGCCAAGGGAGGCCTCTACCAACGCAGGTTGTGCTGGTCGATGCGTTTGCGGAGGGTAGCGCGGGTGATGCCGAGGATGGTGCTGGCCTTGACCTGGTTGCCGCCTGTCTCACGCAAGACACGGACGATCATCTCGCGCTCGATGTGGTGCAGGATGTCTTCGTCCACTTCCTTGCGGATACGCTCGAAGAGGATGTCGAGGGCAGTGCTGAGGTCGATGCTGCCACGATCAAAGGCGGGGGCCATGGCCGGGATCGGCTGGGCTGCCGCTTCTACCGGCGCCGCGACCGGCGCAGGGGCGGTCACGGCCACGGTTTCGCGCAGCGGTACGGCCGCGCTGGGCTCGGGCGAAGTAACGTCTGCCGTCGTGGTTACGGTCTTGGCCTTGGGCTCTTCGGCGGAGTCGGGCGCGCTTTCTTCAAAGGGTGGCTTGGTGGTGGAGCCCGCCTTGCGGGTGGGCGCAGGAATGGCCCCCGGGCGGCGGATTTCGTCCGGCAAATCCTTGGCGAGGATGGTATCGCCCTGGGCGAGCACGGCGCTGCGCTGGATCACGTTTTCCAGCTCGCGGACGTTGCCCGGCCAACTGTAGTCGACGAGGCGTTGCATAGCCTCCGAAGACACGCGGCGCACGCGGCTGCCACGGTCTTTCTGCAGCCGCTGGAGCATGAAGTCGATCAGTGCCGGCACGTCGCCCGGGCGCTCGCGCAGCGCGGGCAGGCGGATGCGCATGACGTTGAGGCGGTAATAGAGGTCTTCCCGGAACTCTCCCTCCTCCACCATCTGCTCAAGGTGCTTGTTCGTCGCAGCGACGAGGCGGACGTTGACCTTGATCGTGCTGGTGCCGCCGACGCGCTGGATCTCGCCCTCTTGCAAGGCGCGGAGGATCTTCGTCTGGGTCGGCAGTGCCATATCGCCGATCTCATCGAGAAAGAGCGTCCCACCGTCGCACAGCTCGAACTTGCCGAGGCGTTGCTGCGTGGCGCCGGTGAAGGAACCCTTTTCGTGGCCGAACAGCTCCGACTCGATCAAATTATCGGGGATTGCCGCGCAGTTGACGGCCATGAACGGCCCGGTGCTGCGGTGGCTGTGCTGGTAGATGCAGCGGGCGACGAGTTCCTTACCCGTGCCGCTTTCGCCCGTTACCATCACCGTCACATCGCTGGCGGCGACTTGACCGATGATCTTGAAGACTTCCTGCATCGGCTCCGAATTGCCGACCAGCCCTTCCTTGTAATCCTCGCTGTTGAGGACGGGGGAATACTGGTTGCGCTCGGTTGCGGCCAAGTCGCGATGGGCCTGGACCGCCTTTTCGGTCAGGCTCAGCACCTTCTTGATGTCAAAGGGCTTGATGATGTAGTCGAAGGCCCCGAACTTCATGGCCTCGATGGCGGTCTGTGTCGTCCCGAAGGCCGTCATCAGAATCGTCATCGAGTGAGGGCTGACGGAGCGGATATGCTGGAGCGTCTCCAGCCCGCTCATGCCCTCCATGCGGTTGTCGAGGAAGATGACGTGCGGGCGTTCGCGCTCCGCTACACCGATCCCTGCTTCGCCGCTGCTGGCCGTGGAAACGCGGTAGCCACGCGAGCTGAGCACGCGGTCGAGGGAATATAAGATTTCGGAGTCGTCATCGATAATGAGGATCTGGGGCGAGGCGTCTGCGCACATAGAACGGGAAGTTTTGCAAGTGGGTCAGCAGGAAGCGTTCTCAAATGGAATATTGCATCACCATGTGCATTTTTACTCACTCACTTTGCAAGCCTGAGGTGCTTGGTCAATTTTAACCAGCATGGCGTGAGGCGCGAAAAGGAACCCATACTTGCTAAAAAGCCCGCGCGTGTAGAGGATAGGTTTATGCGAGACCGCTCGTGGTCGATCCCTCTCTTCAGGATTCTCGGTGTCAGGCTCGACCTGCATATCACCTTCGCCTTGCTGCTGGTGTATGCGGGCTGGATGGGCGCAACCCACCCCGAGCGCCCGGCCGACGTAGCGCCCGCCGCCAACGCGCTGTGGTGGATCCTGTTGGTAACGGGCATCTTCGCCTGCGTGGTGATGCACGAATTCGGGCATATCTTGGCCGCTCGCCGCTACGGCGTGGAGACGCGGCGCATCCTGCTGCTGCCAATCGGCGGGGTCGCGGAGATGGAGCAACTGCCGAGGCAGCCAGGCCGCGAATTCATCGTCACTGCAGCCGGGCCGGCCGTCAATTTTGCGATCTCGGCCCTCGTCTTTGTCGCGCTCTACGTGACGGGCCATTGGCGAGGTTGGGACGGGCTGGAGCGTGCCTTCACTCCTTTCGACGGGATCGGCTTCCTGCTCTTTCTCTTCATTTACAACCTCACGATGGGGGTCTTCAACCTCGTGCCGGTCTACCCGATGGACGGCGGGCGCATCCTGCGTTCGCTGCTGGCCACGCGCCTCGACTACCTCACCGCCACGCGCTGGTCGGTCTGGGTGGCCAAGCCGCTGGCGCTCTGCGCGGTGCTGGGCGCGATCTACATCGGCAGTTGGCAGCCGGCGGTGCTGTTTGCGTTTATCTTCCTCGCGGGCGATCTGGAATACCAGGCCATCCGCCGCGAGGAGATGATGCGGGGCGTGTCGCTGGGCGAAGTGGCGGCCCACCGCTGGCGTGACGTGCCCGGCAACCTTCCGTTGGGCGAGGCTTTGTCGCTGATGCGCCGCGAGCAGGTGCCCGAAATCGTGATCCAGACCCATCCACTACCGTCGGTGCTGACGGAGGATGAGCTGCGCACCTTGGCCGAAGAATACGCGTGGAGCTTGCCGCTGGCTTCCCTCCCTCTCCCCCGGGCGCGCATTGCCGACGCCACCTCGCCGTTGATCCTCTACTTGAGCAAGGTGGAGTCTCAGCCGGGGCGGATTCTGATTTTCCACCTCGGGCAAATGGTCGCGGTCTTCCGGCAGGAGACGGTGCCGGAGGTATTGGCTTGGCGGAGCTGGGAAAAGAAGCTTGCGCGTAACCGCCCGCGTACCAACCTGTACCGCACCTTCTGGCGCCGCACGACGCCCCCGCCCCTGCCCCATGGATTTTCACGAGGAACTACGCCAGGCGCTGACGGCGTCGGAAACTGATCCCAGCGTCCTCGTGTGGCTGGAGTCGTCTGGCCGCTTCGTCGAATTCGAGCGACTGGCGGAGGCGAGCCCCCTGTATTTTCGCCTGCTGGTGCGCCAGCCGCAGATTGTAGCCTGGCTGGCGGATACCGGCGCAGTCGATCTGCCCTTTGGTGCGGGCCGGTATGCCACCCACTGGAGAGCCTTTGCGGGCGAAGTGAGCGGTGAGGCCCTCTACAGCAAGTTGCGCCAGTTTCGCCGCTGGCACTCGCTGCGCATCGCGTGGCGGGAAGTCAACGAGCTGGCTCCGATGCGCGTGACGCTGCGCGAGCTCTCCTCCCTGGCCGACTTTTGCCTGCAGAAGGTCTTTGAACAGGCGTGGGCGAAGTGGGAGCAAAAGCTGGGCACGCCTTGGGATGAAGAGCTGGACCAACCGGCCAAGCTGGGCGTGCTGGGCCTGGGCAAGCTGGGCAGCGAAGAGCTGAACTTTTGCTCCGATGTCGATTTGATGTTCCTGAGCGAGGGGCGCGGGCACGTGAAGCGCGGCGACCGCCTGAGCGGGATGGCCAACGGCGAGTTTTTCACCCGCGTCGGCCAGGAGTTCCTGCAGGTGCTGACCCGGCGCACTGCCGACGGCTTTCTCTACAATGTCGACCTGCGGCTGCGGCCCGAGGGCGCGGCCGGGCAACTGATCACCTCGGTGGGCGCGGCGGTGAATTACTACTTCGCCCGGGGGCAGACCTGGGAGCGCATGATGCTGCTCAAGGCGCGCGCGGTGGCGGGTGACAAGGCCGTGTGTGGCGAGTTTCTGGAGCTGGTCCATACCTTCCGCTACCCGCGTCACCCGCCGGCCTCTTTGCCGCAAGACGTGGCGACGCTCAAGCAGCGCATGGAGAAAGAAGTCGTGGGCACCAACCGCCTGCAGCTCAACCTCAAGAACGGCTACGGCGGCATCCGCGAGATCGAGTTTTTCGCGCAGATCCTGCAACTGGTGCACGCCGGCCGCTTCCCCTTTTTGCAGACGGCTTCCACGCGCGAGGCGATCCGGCAGTTGACGCGCTACAACCTGATTGCGCCCGAGCTGCGGACGTTTCTGATCGAGACGTACGACCTCTTGCGTCGACTGGAGCACCGAGCCCAGATGCGGGACGAGCAGCAGACCCACGATCTCCCGCCGCCGGGCCCCGAGCGCGCGCGCCTCGCCAAATCGATGGACTACCCGAGCGTGGAAGCTTTTGAGGCCGACCTGCAGGCGCGCCGCGACCGCGTGCGCCACAACTACCAGGAGCTCTTCCCTCACGAGGCCGACCACCGGCACGAAAAGGAGTGGGCCGACTTCCTGACCACCGCCCAGGCGAGCCCCTTTGTGGAGCAGTGCATCCGCACTTGGTTCGGTCCCCACGCGGATGCGGCCAAGCACCTGCACGAGTTCATCCTCGGCAGCCCGGATGCATCCCTCACGCGCGAGCATGTGATGCTCTTTGCCGACCTCGCGGCCAACTTCGGCGACGCCTTTCAGGGTCTGTCGCGCCCTTTGCGCACGCTGCGCCGGATCAGCCGCTTTGCCGAACGCTATGGTGCGCGCAAGCAGTTCCTGAAGACCTGCGGGCTCAACCCGTCGTTTTTCCGCGTGCTCTGCCTGCTTTTCGACCGTAGCGAATTCATCTTCAAGCTGCTCTGCCAGCACCCGGAGATCATGGAAGAGCTGCTGGTGCAGAGCGTGCGCCGCCAGAAGTCGCGCGTCGATCTGCTGGACGAGCTGAGGCATGGCCCGACCGAGCGCGAGGCGTTCCGGCGCTGGCTGTGGCTCTTCG
Proteins encoded:
- a CDS encoding site-2 protease family protein, encoding MRDRSWSIPLFRILGVRLDLHITFALLLVYAGWMGATHPERPADVAPAANALWWILLVTGIFACVVMHEFGHILAARRYGVETRRILLLPIGGVAEMEQLPRQPGREFIVTAAGPAVNFAISALVFVALYVTGHWRGWDGLERAFTPFDGIGFLLFLFIYNLTMGVFNLVPVYPMDGGRILRSLLATRLDYLTATRWSVWVAKPLALCAVLGAIYIGSWQPAVLFAFIFLAGDLEYQAIRREEMMRGVSLGEVAAHRWRDVPGNLPLGEALSLMRREQVPEIVIQTHPLPSVLTEDELRTLAEEYAWSLPLASLPLPRARIADATSPLILYLSKVESQPGRILIFHLGQMVAVFRQETVPEVLAWRSWEKKLARNRPRTNLYRTFWRRTTPPPLPHGFSRGTTPGADGVGN
- a CDS encoding sigma-54 dependent transcriptional regulator; its protein translation is MCADASPQILIIDDDSEILYSLDRVLSSRGYRVSTASSGEAGIGVAERERPHVIFLDNRMEGMSGLETLQHIRSVSPHSMTILMTAFGTTQTAIEAMKFGAFDYIIKPFDIKKVLSLTEKAVQAHRDLAATERNQYSPVLNSEDYKEGLVGNSEPMQEVFKIIGQVAASDVTVMVTGESGTGKELVARCIYQHSHRSTGPFMAVNCAAIPDNLIESELFGHEKGSFTGATQQRLGKFELCDGGTLFLDEIGDMALPTQTKILRALQEGEIQRVGGTSTIKVNVRLVAATNKHLEQMVEEGEFREDLYYRLNVMRIRLPALRERPGDVPALIDFMLQRLQKDRGSRVRRVSSEAMQRLVDYSWPGNVRELENVIQRSAVLAQGDTILAKDLPDEIRRPGAIPAPTRKAGSTTKPPFEESAPDSAEEPKAKTVTTTADVTSPEPSAAVPLRETVAVTAPAPVAAPVEAAAQPIPAMAPAFDRGSIDLSTALDILFERIRKEVDEDILHHIEREMIVRVLRETGGNQVKASTILGITRATLRKRIDQHNLRW
- a CDS encoding alkaline phosphatase family protein produces the protein MKAKRTLLIGWDAADWRMIRPLLNRGKMPNLQRLIKMGVWGNLHTLHPVLSPMLWTSIGTGKRPYKHGINGFSEPDPATGAVRPVTNLSRKTKAVWNILNQSGKQSNVIGWWPSHPAEPINGVMVSNQFQRASKDPENWPHDTQAIHPSRLLQPLSEMRLHPAWVSGEMLLPFIPRAAEIDQEKDRRLGSLAKILAEISTVHAAATATMQLEPWDFMAVYYDGIDHFGHGFMKYHPPKDPRVSDEDFEIYRHVMESGYVFHDMMLGVLLQLAGPETNVMLISDHGFHPDHLRPHSLPNAPAGPASEHRRYGIFVMAGPDVKSGGEEIFSGSLLDITPTLLHAFGLPVGRDMDGKVLSKVFREKRPVEYVESWDAIAGDDGCHPSDRQLDARDAKAALQQLVDLGYIDQPDEDKEVAVAETVRELDYNLAQAYFDGKKFVEAHRIAVRLWAQWPEESRFGLLQLQCEMTLKAHDDLKRTFNRLNTTIRRYAKEAQAELARLDEEHKAQAAAGEEAEEKLRRKQPKIRRLVGRSKVDEAGLKFYEARVLMAVGEDEAARQLLESLTDTWPGRQQRLFRLLGDLCTRLNEPEKAVEWLEKALELDPDDAEAHLQLSRAQYLLGEDYISATHALTSLQLNYFNPRAHYAYGAALVRLGHLEWAVETLEVAVQQARHYPEAHELLAAIYADHLQQPIKAKAHQALAAEAREANAQRMADLSADLPSVEEQDDAAWKVVTANFEGRQPLCVTGKAQAPASERLTVVSGLPRSGTSMTMQMLVAAGLDPLTDRKRSADESNRKGYFEHERIKRLHQDNTWLAEGRGKALKVVAPLVKFLPPTEACKVIFMERHPREIMDSQRQMLERLQKPGGQAHSPHLARVLLQQMEDCQQALRSHPKCDLLTINYNALMNDPEQTIARIIEFLELPDDKAAAMLAVVDPQLYRSRL